Proteins encoded together in one Laspinema palackyanum D2c window:
- the vap15 gene encoding type II toxin-antitoxin system VapB15 family antitoxin: MNPTQYQLSLSFEQVLSLVKQLPEADKLKLSEALSKELLDSKLTHLLEIFKTDEISLEEITQEVEVVRTEIYDQQIGHSCTSPDT, from the coding sequence ATGAACCCAACTCAATATCAACTTTCCCTCAGCTTTGAACAAGTTTTGAGCCTAGTCAAACAACTTCCAGAGGCTGACAAATTAAAACTCAGTGAAGCGTTATCCAAAGAATTGCTAGATAGCAAACTGACTCATCTTCTAGAAATTTTCAAGACTGATGAAATCTCCTTAGAAGAAATCACCCAAGAAGTCGAAGTCGTCAGAACAGAAATTTATGACCAGCAAATCGGCCATTCTTGTACATCCCCAGATACATAG
- a CDS encoding PIN domain-containing protein, whose amino-acid sequence MPIADANIILRYILNDHEILSAKAAEIIENNRVSLPIEVACEVVFVLQKVYQVEREKIQEALSHLIEEDLVGLEKPELLLQALEVYSQTKFDFVECLLVSYCKVYQESIFTFDKKLENHLNRGT is encoded by the coding sequence ATGCCGATCGCTGATGCAAATATTATTCTTCGCTACATCCTGAATGACCATGAAATATTATCAGCCAAAGCAGCGGAGATTATTGAAAATAATAGGGTAAGTTTACCGATTGAAGTGGCTTGCGAGGTGGTATTTGTTCTTCAAAAAGTTTATCAGGTTGAAAGAGAGAAAATTCAAGAAGCATTAAGTCACTTAATTGAAGAGGATTTAGTGGGGCTGGAAAAGCCTGAATTATTGCTCCAAGCTTTAGAGGTGTATAGTCAAACAAAGTTTGATTTTGTAGAGTGTCTTTTAGTGTCATATTGTAAAGTTTATCAAGAATCTATTTTTACTTTTGATAAAAAATTAGAAAATCATCTTAACAGAGGTACTTAA
- the panB gene encoding 3-methyl-2-oxobutanoate hydroxymethyltransferase, with amino-acid sequence MPITPQQLIERKQQGIAIVALTAYDYVSAKLLDRAGVDLLLVGDSLGMVVLGYETTLPLTLDEMIHHAKAVRRGIEKALMVVDLPFLTYQESPQQAMHSAGRILKETGAQAVKLEGGYPEIAETVRRLVLAGIPVLGHVGLTPQSVHQLGYRKQGKTPETGDRILKEAVALQDAGAFAVVLEHIPSQLAADISKTLVIPTIGIGAGVHCDGQVLVTHDLLGLTERVPPFAKRYANLQETITHAVQAYGEEVRDRRFPPG; translated from the coding sequence ATGCCCATCACCCCTCAACAATTAATCGAAAGAAAACAACAAGGAATTGCGATCGTGGCGCTGACGGCTTATGATTATGTCTCGGCGAAATTGCTCGATCGCGCTGGGGTAGATTTGCTGTTAGTTGGCGATTCGTTAGGGATGGTGGTGTTGGGATATGAAACCACTCTGCCGTTGACGTTAGATGAGATGATTCATCATGCGAAAGCGGTGCGACGGGGTATCGAAAAAGCTTTGATGGTGGTGGATTTACCGTTTTTAACTTATCAAGAAAGTCCCCAACAGGCGATGCATTCTGCGGGAAGAATTTTGAAGGAAACGGGTGCTCAGGCGGTGAAGTTGGAGGGGGGGTATCCGGAAATTGCGGAAACGGTGCGGCGATTGGTGTTGGCAGGAATTCCGGTGTTGGGTCATGTGGGGTTAACGCCGCAATCGGTGCATCAGTTAGGCTATCGGAAGCAGGGGAAAACTCCGGAAACGGGCGATCGCATTTTGAAGGAGGCAGTCGCTTTGCAGGATGCGGGTGCATTTGCGGTGGTTTTGGAGCATATTCCGAGTCAATTAGCCGCAGACATTTCTAAAACTTTGGTGATTCCGACGATTGGCATTGGTGCCGGGGTGCATTGTGATGGACAGGTTTTGGTGACTCATGATTTGTTGGGTCTGACTGAGCGAGTACCGCCTTTTGCAAAACGCTACGCCAATTTGCAGGAGACGATTACTCATGCGGTACAGGCTTATGGGGAGGAGGTTCGCGATCGCCGTTTTCCCCCGGGTTAA
- a CDS encoding CPBP family glutamic-type intramembrane protease, which translates to MDAIKLIKRVVLTALTLLAVFLVGTSLVQSFNQPQVQSRLELYQTNLLLHVAEYQGESDNDPALQIVQALAGEEPLAAALKQYQEAVTSTEEAIATQRSRLSSTVILPPEESSNPPLIEGVNPPELAELKIKEQISTQESLRDELLLRLGILQANQGNIDQAIETWTPLTARSSPHLQPTSNTAQILLFLWKESPTSVSNTEELINQNLDGWFRYQALQKLYQIQERNEALTRLNLEEQEIAAESLGKLATVTGIPAFGFVVGVGLLIFLGIQWVLKRQDSLLVQNGDRTWETPWDWETIWQVFIVGFFFLGQVLVPIVVQLFGVQSAMLDVRSRAFYILATYIAIAIGGLLVLFFSIRSFFPLAKDWFRFNVLQGTWISWGLGGYFVALPLVILISIINQQFWQGRGGSNPILSIALENRDTVALTIFFITASVAAPIFEEIMFRGFLLPSLTRYFSVTNAIVLSSLLFALAHLNLSEVLPLATLGMVLGFVYTRSRNLLSSILLHSLWNSGTLFSLFVLGSGGS; encoded by the coding sequence ATGGATGCAATCAAGCTAATCAAACGAGTGGTTTTAACCGCACTAACCCTGCTAGCAGTTTTCCTAGTCGGAACATCCTTGGTGCAAAGTTTCAATCAACCCCAGGTTCAAAGCCGTCTGGAACTTTATCAAACCAATCTGCTGCTTCATGTGGCAGAGTACCAAGGCGAGTCTGACAATGATCCGGCACTGCAAATTGTGCAGGCTTTGGCGGGAGAAGAACCTTTAGCGGCAGCATTGAAACAGTATCAAGAAGCAGTCACCTCCACGGAAGAAGCGATCGCCACCCAACGCAGTCGTCTCTCCTCAACGGTCATCCTCCCACCGGAGGAATCTTCCAATCCGCCTCTGATTGAAGGCGTCAATCCCCCTGAACTGGCGGAACTCAAAATCAAAGAGCAAATTTCAACTCAGGAATCCCTGAGAGATGAACTCCTGTTAAGATTGGGAATTTTACAAGCAAATCAAGGTAATATAGACCAAGCCATAGAAACTTGGACTCCCTTAACGGCACGTTCTAGTCCTCATCTTCAACCCACCTCAAATACAGCGCAAATTCTGTTATTCCTCTGGAAAGAGTCACCCACTTCTGTCTCGAATACCGAAGAACTGATTAACCAAAATTTAGACGGATGGTTTCGCTATCAAGCTTTACAAAAACTTTATCAAATCCAGGAGAGAAATGAAGCATTAACTCGCCTGAATCTGGAAGAACAAGAAATAGCAGCAGAATCCCTCGGAAAGTTGGCAACAGTTACCGGCATTCCCGCATTCGGATTTGTTGTCGGCGTCGGTTTACTCATCTTTCTCGGGATTCAATGGGTCCTGAAACGCCAAGATTCCCTCTTGGTTCAAAATGGCGATCGCACTTGGGAAACCCCTTGGGATTGGGAAACCATCTGGCAAGTTTTCATTGTCGGATTCTTCTTCCTCGGACAAGTTTTAGTCCCCATCGTTGTTCAACTCTTCGGCGTCCAATCTGCCATGCTAGATGTTCGCAGTCGTGCCTTCTATATCTTGGCAACTTATATCGCGATCGCCATTGGTGGACTATTAGTCCTCTTTTTCTCCATCCGTTCCTTCTTCCCCCTGGCGAAAGACTGGTTTCGCTTTAATGTCCTACAAGGAACCTGGATTTCTTGGGGACTTGGCGGTTATTTCGTTGCCTTACCTTTAGTCATTCTCATCTCCATCATTAACCAACAATTTTGGCAGGGACGCGGTGGCAGCAACCCCATTTTATCCATCGCTTTAGAAAACCGAGATACCGTAGCGCTAACAATCTTTTTCATCACCGCTTCTGTGGCAGCGCCTATTTTTGAAGAAATCATGTTTCGCGGATTTCTCTTACCCTCCCTAACTCGTTATTTCTCCGTTACCAATGCGATCGTCCTCAGCAGTTTATTATTTGCCTTAGCGCATCTCAACCTCTCCGAAGTCCTACCACTGGCAACCTTGGGAATGGTCTTGGGATTCGTCTATACGCGATCGCGCAATCTCCTCTCCTCCATCCTCCTCCACAGCCTTTGGAATAGCGGCACACTCTTTAGTCTGTTCGTTCTCGGCAGTGGCGGCAGTTAG
- a CDS encoding histidine phosphatase family protein, which translates to MTTRVIIVRHGQSTFNKERRIQGRLDQSVLTEKGRETASQVAAALSGISFDAVYCSPLKRAKETAEAIVADLAGDSKPPAPQPNDKLMEVDLRLWEGMLREEVQQKFAEDYRCWQERPHEFSMNVPTETGTVEHFPVLALHEQAKEFWEEVLSRHPNQTILVVGHNGINRCLLSTALGISPERYHSIQQSNCGISILNFGTPKPSSKGKLPVQLESMNLTSHVGEKMPKPRPGHIGPRLLLVRHGETEWNRQQRFQGQIDVPLNDNGRDQSKCAADYLQDVQIDFAVSSSMLRPKETAEIILQNHPNVELKVDDLLREISHGLWEGKFESEIETDFPGMLDQWKDNPESVQMPEGENLEQVWERSIQAWNAIVKAAKPGTTGLVVAHDAINKALLCHFFGLGPEHFWNFKQGNGAITVIDYTLGPDHPPVLEAINITTHFGGILDKTAAGAL; encoded by the coding sequence CTGACTACTCGCGTAATTATTGTCCGTCATGGTCAAAGCACGTTTAACAAAGAACGGCGAATCCAAGGTCGCCTTGATCAATCCGTCCTCACCGAAAAGGGTCGCGAGACGGCGAGTCAAGTTGCGGCAGCCCTCAGTGGCATTTCCTTTGATGCCGTCTACTGTAGTCCCCTGAAACGGGCGAAAGAAACCGCCGAGGCGATCGTTGCTGATTTGGCGGGAGACTCCAAACCCCCCGCACCCCAACCCAACGATAAACTCATGGAAGTGGACTTGCGGTTGTGGGAAGGGATGCTCAGAGAAGAGGTCCAGCAGAAGTTTGCCGAAGATTATCGCTGTTGGCAAGAAAGACCCCATGAATTTTCGATGAATGTTCCCACAGAAACCGGAACTGTGGAACATTTTCCGGTTTTAGCACTGCATGAACAGGCGAAAGAATTCTGGGAGGAAGTCTTATCTCGCCATCCCAATCAAACGATTTTAGTCGTGGGTCATAATGGAATTAATCGCTGTTTGTTGAGTACCGCCTTGGGAATTTCTCCCGAACGGTATCATTCGATTCAACAGTCCAATTGTGGGATTAGTATCCTAAATTTTGGAACCCCAAAACCCTCCTCAAAAGGAAAACTCCCCGTCCAACTCGAATCGATGAATTTAACGAGTCATGTTGGGGAAAAAATGCCCAAACCCAGACCTGGACATATTGGACCCCGACTGTTATTAGTTCGACATGGGGAAACCGAGTGGAACCGGCAACAGCGTTTCCAGGGTCAAATTGATGTTCCTCTGAATGATAATGGTAGAGACCAGTCTAAATGTGCCGCTGACTATTTGCAAGATGTGCAAATCGATTTTGCTGTGAGTAGTTCCATGTTGCGTCCCAAAGAAACAGCGGAAATTATCTTGCAAAACCATCCCAACGTTGAATTAAAAGTGGATGATTTGTTGCGAGAAATCAGTCATGGACTTTGGGAAGGAAAGTTTGAATCCGAAATCGAAACCGACTTTCCCGGAATGTTAGACCAATGGAAAGATAACCCGGAATCGGTGCAGATGCCGGAAGGGGAAAATTTGGAACAGGTGTGGGAACGGAGTATTCAGGCATGGAATGCGATCGTCAAAGCTGCTAAACCTGGAACAACGGGATTAGTCGTTGCTCATGATGCGATTAATAAAGCGCTGTTATGCCATTTCTTTGGTCTGGGTCCTGAGCATTTTTGGAACTTTAAACAAGGGAATGGTGCAATTACAGTGATTGACTACACCCTAGGACCGGATCACCCGCCAGTGTTAGAAGCGATTAATATTACGACGCACTTTGGTGGAATTTTGGACAAGACAGCGGCAGGTGCATTGTAA
- a CDS encoding dihydroorotase has translation MNELLQQVRIINPVSGEDTIADVWIANGAIAQIAPEIADWGSDTQVRNCQGLILGPGLVDLYSHSGEPGFEERETLTSLMQSARSGGFTQVAILPDTHPPVDNPGGLAFLQQKVQGIKTLNDLLPLPTPSLPNLHFWGALTLGVKGEQMTELAELEASGIVGFADGQPIADLALLRRILEYLQPLGKPVALWACSRKLAGDGVVREGTASIRLGLPGNPAIAETSALAALLEIVAATGTPVHIMRVSTQRGVQLIESAKAQGLPITASTSWMHLLVNAAQINNPEIFTPYCPSLHLEPPIGNPQDQQALIAGVKSGVIDAIAVDHTPYSYEEKTVAFAESPPGAIGLELALPLLWQHLVTTEKLSPVELWRGLSSNPAKCLQQTPVAIAPGTAADLTLFDPQQSWRVTGESLKSLSSNTPWLEREITGRVVEIWC, from the coding sequence GTGAATGAACTGCTGCAACAAGTTCGGATAATTAACCCGGTTTCGGGAGAGGATACGATCGCCGATGTGTGGATTGCCAACGGTGCGATCGCGCAAATAGCGCCAGAAATTGCTGACTGGGGGAGTGATACTCAAGTACGGAATTGCCAGGGATTAATCTTAGGTCCCGGTTTAGTGGATCTGTATAGTCACAGTGGCGAACCCGGATTTGAGGAACGCGAAACCTTAACTTCATTGATGCAATCGGCAAGAAGTGGAGGCTTTACTCAGGTGGCAATTTTGCCAGATACTCATCCACCCGTAGACAATCCTGGGGGATTAGCATTTTTGCAACAAAAAGTCCAAGGGATTAAAACCTTGAATGACTTGTTGCCTCTCCCCACTCCTTCTCTGCCAAATCTGCATTTTTGGGGTGCATTAACCCTGGGGGTGAAGGGAGAACAAATGACAGAATTAGCCGAATTAGAGGCATCTGGCATTGTGGGATTTGCCGATGGTCAACCCATTGCTGATTTAGCACTGCTGAGGCGGATTCTGGAATATTTGCAACCCTTGGGTAAACCTGTGGCACTGTGGGCTTGTAGTCGTAAGTTAGCAGGAGATGGGGTAGTGCGGGAAGGGACTGCCTCGATTCGCTTGGGATTGCCAGGGAATCCAGCGATCGCAGAAACCTCGGCATTAGCAGCATTGCTGGAAATTGTTGCAGCAACGGGAACGCCGGTTCATATCATGCGGGTATCTACCCAACGCGGTGTGCAACTGATTGAATCTGCCAAGGCGCAAGGATTACCCATCACTGCGAGTACCTCCTGGATGCACTTGCTGGTGAATGCTGCACAGATTAACAATCCAGAGATTTTTACTCCCTACTGTCCCAGTCTGCACTTAGAACCGCCTATTGGGAATCCCCAGGACCAACAGGCATTGATTGCCGGAGTCAAATCTGGGGTGATTGATGCGATCGCCGTTGATCATACCCCTTACAGCTACGAAGAAAAAACCGTCGCCTTTGCCGAATCCCCTCCCGGTGCGATCGGACTAGAATTGGCATTACCGTTATTGTGGCAGCATTTAGTAACCACAGAGAAGTTATCGCCGGTGGAATTATGGCGGGGGTTGAGTAGCAATCCTGCCAAATGCCTGCAACAAACCCCAGTGGCGATCGCACCCGGTACAGCGGCAGACTTAACTTTATTTGACCCTCAACAGTCTTGGCGGGTTACGGGAGAGAGTCTGAAATCCCTGTCAAGTAACACCCCTTGGTTAGAACGAGAGATTACAGGACGGGTGGTGGAGATTTGGTGTTAG
- the lpdA gene encoding dihydrolipoyl dehydrogenase, with protein MSQGFDYDLVIIGAGVGGHGAALHAVKCGLKTAIVEAGVMGGTCVNRGCIPSKALLAASGRVRELRDAHHLKTLGIQLGGISFDRETIANHADNTVSKLRGELVNSLKRLNVDVIEGWGKLAGNQKVVVETANGEKTITAKDIMLAPGSVPWVPPGIEVDGKTVFTSDHAIKLDWLPQWIAIIGSGYIGLEFADIYTALGSEVTMIEALDRLMPTFDPDIAKQAQRVLIAPRDIETRVGVLAAKVTPGAPVVIELMDPKTKEVVEVLEVDACLVATGRIPATKNLGLESVGAETDRRGFLPVNDAMQLLAGGEPVPHVWAIGDAMGKMMLAHAASAQGVAVIENICGRPRTIDYRSIPAAAFTHPEMSFVGLTEPAAEELGKEEGFEVAAVRTYFKGNSKAIAEGETDGIAKVIYRKDTGEILGVHIFGYHAADLIQEAANAIANRESVNELAFSVHTHPTLSEVLDEAYKRAATV; from the coding sequence GTGAGTCAAGGATTTGATTACGATTTAGTGATTATTGGCGCAGGAGTGGGGGGACATGGTGCCGCCTTACACGCCGTAAAATGTGGCCTAAAAACGGCGATCGTCGAAGCTGGGGTGATGGGAGGCACCTGCGTCAATCGTGGCTGTATTCCCTCAAAAGCCCTGCTTGCAGCCTCGGGACGAGTGCGAGAGTTGCGGGATGCTCATCACTTGAAGACCCTCGGCATCCAACTCGGTGGCATCTCCTTCGATCGCGAAACCATCGCCAATCATGCCGATAATACCGTTTCTAAATTGCGTGGCGAATTGGTCAATAGTCTCAAACGCCTGAATGTGGATGTGATTGAAGGGTGGGGAAAACTCGCCGGAAATCAAAAAGTTGTCGTCGAAACCGCTAACGGTGAAAAGACAATTACGGCTAAAGATATCATGTTAGCACCCGGTTCCGTGCCTTGGGTTCCCCCTGGGATTGAAGTCGATGGCAAAACCGTTTTTACCAGTGATCATGCGATTAAATTGGACTGGTTACCCCAATGGATTGCCATTATTGGCAGTGGTTATATCGGGTTAGAATTTGCTGATATTTACACTGCCTTGGGTTCGGAAGTCACCATGATTGAAGCGTTGGATAGACTGATGCCAACCTTCGATCCGGATATTGCCAAACAAGCGCAACGAGTGTTAATTGCACCTCGGGACATTGAAACTCGCGTGGGAGTTTTAGCGGCAAAAGTCACTCCCGGTGCTCCGGTGGTGATTGAATTAATGGACCCCAAAACTAAGGAAGTTGTAGAAGTCTTAGAAGTGGATGCCTGTTTAGTGGCAACGGGACGAATTCCGGCGACTAAAAACTTAGGATTGGAATCCGTGGGTGCAGAAACCGATCGCCGAGGGTTCCTGCCGGTGAATGATGCGATGCAATTGTTAGCTGGGGGTGAACCTGTTCCTCATGTTTGGGCGATCGGCGATGCAATGGGTAAAATGATGTTGGCACACGCTGCATCTGCACAAGGGGTTGCCGTGATTGAAAATATTTGTGGACGTCCACGAACCATTGATTATCGGAGTATTCCTGCTGCTGCCTTTACCCATCCCGAAATGAGTTTTGTGGGATTAACCGAACCCGCTGCCGAAGAATTAGGCAAAGAAGAGGGATTTGAAGTTGCCGCAGTGCGGACTTATTTCAAAGGTAATTCCAAGGCGATCGCCGAGGGAGAAACCGATGGGATTGCTAAAGTCATTTATCGCAAAGATACCGGAGAAATTCTCGGCGTCCATATTTTTGGCTATCATGCCGCTGATTTAATTCAAGAAGCTGCCAATGCGATCGCCAATCGTGAATCCGTCAATGAATTAGCCTTTAGCGTCCATACCCACCCCACTCTTTCCGAAGTCCTGGATGAAGCCTATAAACGCGCTGCCACCGTGTAA
- a CDS encoding Rpn family recombination-promoting nuclease/putative transposase, producing MYDNICKFLAEHFSLDFARWFVGQAIELTELSLRELSLEPIRDDSLILLQAENFILHLEFPTNPDPQIPFRMADYRVRVYGCFPEKEMRQVVIYLKPTDSPLVYQNQFNLDKFHHEFEVVRLWEQPTELFLNSPGLLPFAALSRTDNPLAVLMQVAQSVEQIEDPEEQANIAAASSILAELILDQESIQRILSRDLMGESSMYQSILDEGLEKGIEQGRQQGFEQVAMNLFRSGMPGAQIINVTGLTRERIEELTRET from the coding sequence ATGTATGATAACATCTGTAAGTTCCTAGCGGAACATTTTAGCCTAGATTTTGCCCGATGGTTTGTGGGACAAGCCATTGAATTAACCGAACTCAGTCTTAGGGAACTCTCCCTAGAACCGATTCGCGACGATTCCCTGATTTTACTGCAAGCGGAAAACTTTATTCTCCACCTAGAATTCCCAACCAACCCGGACCCCCAGATTCCCTTTCGGATGGCAGACTATCGTGTGAGGGTTTACGGATGCTTCCCTGAAAAAGAAATGAGACAGGTGGTGATTTACCTCAAACCCACTGACTCTCCCTTAGTCTATCAAAATCAGTTTAATTTGGATAAATTCCACCATGAATTTGAGGTGGTTCGGTTATGGGAACAACCGACAGAACTGTTCTTAAATTCACCGGGTTTACTCCCCTTTGCCGCCTTAAGTCGTACCGATAACCCCCTGGCGGTGTTAATGCAAGTGGCGCAGTCTGTGGAACAAATCGAGGACCCAGAAGAACAGGCTAATATTGCTGCCGCTTCCTCGATTCTGGCTGAGTTAATATTGGATCAAGAATCCATTCAACGGATTTTAAGTAGGGACCTCATGGGCGAGTCGTCCATGTATCAATCCATTTTAGACGAAGGGTTAGAAAAGGGTATCGAACAGGGTCGTCAACAAGGTTTTGAACAAGTTGCCATGAATCTGTTCCGCAGTGGAATGCCAGGGGCACAAATTATCAACGTAACGGGGTTAACTCGGGAACGAATTGAGGAACTGACAAGGGAGACTTAA
- a CDS encoding YggT family protein, which produces MNPDNSRPDRENANQPPSWDSEEEYPARIPEQPLTPPNPGIPRGDRPYSPSEQSRNPAIDDLRREQERHLQNLGELRQEEARLSRQIQELRQQEEHIHRRIEGIQLEEEERRIAEVRRRLALSKTNQVIYYLMGALGVLLVLRAVLRLLGANPANQFAGFIYALSSPFVTPFETLFTTPTFGNSAFEINALIAIAVYGLLTWLVIRLLELIWT; this is translated from the coding sequence ATGAACCCAGATAATAGCCGACCCGATCGCGAAAACGCAAACCAACCCCCATCCTGGGATTCCGAGGAAGAATACCCCGCCCGAATCCCAGAACAACCGTTAACACCCCCAAATCCGGGCATTCCCAGAGGCGATCGCCCCTATAGTCCCTCTGAACAATCCCGGAACCCGGCCATTGATGACCTGCGACGGGAACAGGAACGTCACCTTCAAAACCTTGGGGAACTACGACAAGAAGAGGCGCGATTAAGCCGACAGATTCAGGAATTACGACAACAAGAAGAACATATCCACCGCCGAATTGAAGGCATCCAATTAGAAGAAGAGGAACGGCGCATTGCTGAAGTTAGGCGCAGACTGGCTTTAAGCAAGACCAATCAAGTGATTTACTATCTGATGGGAGCATTGGGCGTCTTGTTGGTTTTGAGAGCCGTGTTGCGACTTTTAGGCGCAAATCCAGCCAACCAGTTTGCTGGATTTATTTATGCTTTATCCTCTCCCTTTGTCACGCCGTTTGAAACCCTGTTTACAACGCCAACTTTTGGAAATTCTGCTTTTGAAATCAACGCTTTGATTGCGATCGCCGTCTATGGATTACTAACTTGGCTGGTGATTCGGTTACTGGAATTAATTTGGACTTAA
- a CDS encoding NAD(P)H-quinone oxidoreductase subunit N, with product MNFANLAAQLNAGIILPEGIVIITLLVVLVYDLIVGRESLKVTPYMAIAGLLASLVALVYQWGASDPISFLGGFNGDSMSVIFRGIIALSAVVTVLMSIRYVENSGTAMGEFLMILLTATLGGMFLSGADELVMIFVSLETLSISSYLLTGYMKLDPRSNEAALKYLLIGAASSAVFLYGMSLLYGLSGGETRLSAIASGITASGTGPSIGLVISLVFVIAGISFKISAVPFHQWTPDVYEGSPTPVVAFLSVGSKAAGFALAIRLLTTAFPIVQEEWHFVFTALAILSMVLGNVVALAQTSLKRMLAYSSIGQAGFVMIGLIANTDAGYASMIFYLLVYLFMNLGAFTCLILFTLRTGTDQISEYAGLYQKDPLLTLGLSICLLSLGGIPPLAGFFGKIYLFWAGWQAGLYGLVLLGLLTSVVSIYYYIRVVKMMVVKEPQEMSEAVRNYPEIRWNLRGMRSLQVGLILTVIATSLAGILSNPLFTLANNSVSRTSMLQASMGKTVPVATLTSPADLDASKTP from the coding sequence ATGAACTTTGCTAATCTTGCCGCCCAGTTAAATGCTGGAATAATTTTGCCAGAGGGAATTGTGATCATTACCCTCCTGGTGGTCCTGGTTTATGACCTGATCGTCGGACGGGAGTCGCTGAAGGTGACCCCCTACATGGCGATCGCGGGTCTACTGGCGTCCCTGGTGGCGCTGGTTTATCAATGGGGGGCCAGTGACCCGATTTCGTTCCTCGGTGGGTTCAATGGGGACTCCATGAGTGTGATCTTTCGCGGCATTATCGCCCTGTCTGCGGTGGTGACTGTTTTGATGTCGATCCGCTATGTGGAAAACTCTGGCACCGCAATGGGCGAGTTTCTGATGATTTTGCTCACCGCCACTCTGGGAGGAATGTTCCTCTCTGGCGCAGATGAGTTGGTGATGATTTTTGTCTCCCTGGAAACCCTGAGTATTTCATCGTATCTGCTCACGGGTTACATGAAGCTGGATCCTCGTTCCAATGAGGCGGCTTTAAAATATCTGCTGATTGGCGCTGCCTCTTCGGCAGTGTTTCTCTATGGAATGTCGTTGCTGTATGGACTTTCGGGAGGAGAAACTCGCTTAAGTGCGATCGCCTCCGGCATCACTGCTTCGGGCACAGGCCCCTCGATTGGTCTGGTGATTTCCCTGGTGTTTGTGATTGCCGGTATTTCGTTCAAAATCTCCGCAGTTCCCTTCCACCAATGGACTCCCGACGTTTACGAAGGTTCTCCCACCCCAGTGGTGGCGTTCCTCTCGGTGGGTTCTAAAGCAGCAGGGTTTGCCCTAGCAATCCGTCTGCTGACGACGGCATTCCCCATCGTCCAAGAAGAGTGGCATTTTGTGTTTACCGCCCTCGCCATCCTCAGTATGGTCCTGGGTAATGTGGTGGCCCTAGCTCAAACCAGTCTCAAACGGATGCTTGCCTATTCCTCCATCGGACAAGCGGGGTTTGTGATGATTGGTTTAATTGCCAATACCGATGCCGGATATGCCAGTATGATTTTCTATCTGCTGGTTTATCTGTTCATGAACTTAGGTGCATTCACCTGTTTGATTCTCTTCACCCTGCGCACGGGAACGGATCAAATTAGCGAATATGCGGGTCTGTATCAAAAAGACCCGTTGTTAACCTTGGGGTTAAGTATTTGTTTGCTTTCTCTGGGTGGAATTCCTCCCCTGGCTGGATTTTTTGGAAAGATTTATCTGTTCTGGGCCGGTTGGCAAGCGGGTCTTTATGGCTTAGTATTGCTGGGCTTATTAACCAGTGTGGTTTCCATTTACTACTACATCCGCGTCGTCAAGATGATGGTAGTCAAGGAACCGCAGGAAATGTCCGAGGCAGTCAGAAATTATCCAGAAATTCGCTGGAATTTGCGCGGAATGCGATCGCTGCAAGTGGGTTTAATCCTGACGGTGATTGCGACTTCCCTCGCTGGGATTCTGTCTAATCCTCTGTTTACCTTAGCGAATAATTCTGTTTCTCGGACCTCTATGTTGCAAGCTTCGATGGGGAAAACTGTCCCTGTTGCGACTTTAACCAGTCCAGCAGACTTAGACGCTTCCAAAACCCCTTAA